One Phoenix dactylifera cultivar Barhee BC4 unplaced genomic scaffold, palm_55x_up_171113_PBpolish2nd_filt_p 000026F, whole genome shotgun sequence genomic window carries:
- the LOC120104577 gene encoding uncharacterized protein LOC120104577 translates to MAPPCPVPISQVPGRREAPNSDQGGRTSTDLALARPTSTTQRSGQPSTRPQFPSSEPGNSQEATGSAAPRPAEAGLAGSSGPQERVPYAPGWAVFEGDSALDNAQVAREVLRVALLPADQAKIRSMNYGEFMDSAICSSIRRLHETETMIHIIQDYRDRARRHQRGREEAETKFLASEAEQKVLQAKLGAAEDEVRTLFAELEEEKGAHSLTRSEVRAAEARRTEAESSLAIREQEVGEARIKVRDLEIHLLDGFKDFRNQLRRLLPDFDLSLLQPGARVENPEAEAEVEVPTSGGTDQEGQAEEGEIVLEVTEAAPKATVGASAAVEPAVPEVAGPEPLV, encoded by the exons ATGGCACCTCCGTGTCCGGTGCCGATTTCGCAAGTCCCTGGTCGGCGGGAAGCTCCAAATTCCGACCAGGGAGGGAGGACCTCAACAGATCTGGCGCTCGCACGCCCTACCTCTACCACGCAGCGGTCCGGTCAGCCGTCTACTCGACCCCAATTCCCCAGCTCTGAGCCGGGGAATAGCCAAGAAGCAACGGGGTCGGCCGCACCCAGGCCAGCTGAGGCCGGTCTGGCGGGTTCTTCGGGTCCTCAGGAGCGGGTGCCTTACGCTCCTGGATGGGCTGTtttcgagggcgactcggccctcgataatgcacaagtggcgcgcgaagttcttcgggtcgcgctgctcccggccgaccaggccaaaaTTCGGTCCATGAACTACGGCGAGTTCATGGACTCCGCTATTTGCTCTTCCATCCGA CGCCTCCACGAGACCGAGACGATGATTCACATCATCCAGGACTATCGGGACCGGGCCCGAAGGCATCAAAGGGGGCGCGAGGAGGCCGAAACAAAGTTCCTCGCGTCTGAGGCCGAGCAGAAAGTGCTTCAAGCGAAGCTAGGGGCGGCCGAAGACGAGGTTCGGACTCTGTTCGCCGAacttgaagaggagaagggcgcgcactctTTGACTAGGTCCGAAGTGCGCGCCGCGGAGGCCCGCCGGACGGAGGCCGAATCGTCGCTCGCTatacgcgagcaggaggtgggggaggctCGAATAAAGGTCCGAGATCTCGAGATCCATCTACTTGAC ggcttcaaggacttccgcaATCAGTTGCGGCGACTTCTCCCAGATTTCGACCTTAGCCTGCTTCAACCAGGCGCTAGGGTCGAAAACCCAGAAGCGGAGGCGGAGGTAGAGGTTCCAACCTCTGGCGGGACCGACCAGGAGGGTCAAGCTGAAGAAGGCGAGATCGTTCTCGAGGTCACCGAGGCAGCTCCTAAAGCCACCGTGGGGGCCTCGGCCGCAGTAGAGCCAGCTGTTCCTGAAGTCGCCGGGCCTGAGCCCTTGGTGTAG